In Synechocystis sp. PCC 6714, the following are encoded in one genomic region:
- a CDS encoding HEAT repeat domain-containing protein, which translates to MVHSSSLSGIANNPPSQGNSPAVSSTIPTPDWATVCQQLLHRALPCTSVQTQPEFAVKQPGRIPRSLRVTANGVAGDNRPVSYSPREFLDSLLAPIAQGGERNSYSAILGEGGAGKTVFLQHFALGLWQSYQGGQGDFLPIWLSPSRFKQKSLKDYLFGPWLKEAMALNDQISPEIWRDSLHMGLQAGQFWLVLDGIDQTLADPGQISPAQGPLTWLKDSLAELATVPVLLSCHPDTKRNDPRGLAGFTCYRMGELLYPDDVETAIEDYFTGDRPTQKETQGKPNALAVGLVAALADPAVSHLRRYLARPRRLMLCCRFWREQPRDFPLSSGALYRELSQAFYRWQSEWVPTKATQQEELARLLGKLAQQILILNQDDHRPLPQAEVERIFGKDSPILRLALQLGWLMPKGVVRKGVWEGGYGFVDDTFQDYFGALAIADWRFFLDVYSHHYRIFAREWQGVLTFWWGREDIAPRDKEAFVQALLDFDDRCSPENFYGLRALEVAALALRECPELPQADEIVARLIDRSLATAGSNSDQQKWAMELLAATHRPPVIEALLKTLESTEDDRVYGQCCQWLGQWGQGYPQAIELLSQQLALHGQSSLRFAIAGSLALIDPPNPQALSTLLVELHPNQKDYSLTLQTLAHCGVGNPMVLKALLDFLSPKLSILHHRQVLQCLETVGKNHGLVIASLLQKLRLSPPGAFVCQMAESLEKIDPGNPTALVILQQYIQLDQPLPLRKQAIYSLGEVGAPSAMVVASLADLLLAEEDVFVRWLIVSSLAKIAQGDPTAIAALTTLVEKVVAESRSEEGDWLLNETIQALLKIDAHNIDVLPSLVYLLENTEAGEHLQIWAEILGRLDPGNPTAINTLLRLLRQKEDPYSQQQAATSLATIDPGNLSALMVLINLLQNSDNENIRLAAAENLGLVGKNNPAVLAALIRVAATNTEGEILRAVVKALAKIGQNNREVAQTLVGLLLKNPQPRVRQDVAKALVQIVPRKLLPMVVYQLRQLCVQPQGENSAEHWQIFWHCAQQMTYADFYQAWHQTPLATSGTTIPGKSSKQRSFFHYSLAQALEKENALPNRCRVIWIDTSQFLSVDNPSVDIYDQMLDQNCPEFDGTIPDNLSKLRFYWHQLQRKKHDTLLLLFEQSSPPTPDLQQLWQSLATFHGPIAILGIEPAPKTVALPYFQLRESQTTAAEIVAWLENCLTSS; encoded by the coding sequence ATGGTCCACTCCTCTAGCCTTTCGGGGATAGCAAACAACCCCCCTAGCCAAGGAAATTCCCCGGCCGTGTCCAGCACCATTCCCACCCCCGACTGGGCCACCGTCTGCCAACAATTGCTCCACCGAGCCCTGCCCTGCACTTCGGTGCAAACCCAACCAGAATTTGCCGTTAAACAGCCGGGGCGCATTCCCCGTTCCCTCCGGGTTACTGCCAATGGGGTTGCTGGGGATAACAGACCCGTTAGCTACAGCCCTCGAGAATTTCTAGACAGTTTATTGGCTCCGATCGCCCAGGGAGGGGAAAGGAACAGTTACTCGGCTATCCTGGGGGAAGGGGGGGCTGGAAAAACAGTTTTTCTACAACATTTTGCCCTGGGATTGTGGCAAAGTTACCAAGGGGGACAGGGGGATTTTTTGCCCATCTGGCTTAGTCCGTCCCGGTTTAAACAGAAAAGCCTTAAGGATTATCTTTTTGGCCCTTGGTTGAAAGAAGCCATGGCCCTCAATGACCAAATTAGCCCGGAAATCTGGAGAGATAGCTTGCATATGGGCCTGCAGGCAGGACAATTCTGGCTAGTGTTAGACGGGATTGACCAGACCCTTGCTGATCCAGGCCAAATATCTCCGGCCCAGGGCCCACTAACTTGGCTCAAGGATAGCTTGGCGGAACTAGCCACCGTTCCGGTGTTGTTGAGTTGTCACCCAGATACCAAGCGCAATGATCCCCGGGGCTTAGCTGGTTTTACCTGCTACCGCATGGGGGAATTGTTGTATCCTGACGACGTGGAAACAGCCATTGAAGATTATTTCACCGGCGATCGCCCGACCCAAAAAGAAACCCAGGGCAAACCTAATGCTTTAGCTGTAGGGCTAGTGGCAGCACTGGCCGATCCCGCGGTGAGTCATCTACGTCGTTATTTGGCCCGGCCCCGGCGGTTGATGCTATGTTGTCGTTTTTGGCGGGAGCAACCCAGGGATTTCCCCCTCAGTAGCGGGGCTTTGTACCGTGAATTAAGCCAAGCTTTTTACCGTTGGCAAAGCGAATGGGTACCCACGAAAGCAACCCAGCAGGAGGAATTAGCCAGACTATTGGGCAAATTAGCGCAGCAGATATTAATCCTTAATCAGGACGACCATCGGCCACTACCCCAGGCGGAGGTGGAACGGATTTTTGGCAAAGACTCCCCCATATTGAGGCTAGCGTTGCAGTTGGGATGGTTAATGCCCAAGGGCGTTGTCCGCAAAGGAGTTTGGGAAGGGGGTTATGGCTTTGTCGATGATACTTTTCAGGATTACTTTGGGGCCCTGGCGATCGCCGATTGGCGCTTTTTCCTGGACGTTTATAGCCATCACTACCGTATTTTTGCCCGGGAATGGCAGGGGGTGTTGACCTTTTGGTGGGGGAGGGAAGATATTGCCCCCAGGGATAAGGAAGCCTTCGTTCAAGCCCTGTTAGACTTTGACGACCGCTGCAGCCCGGAGAATTTTTATGGCCTACGGGCATTGGAAGTGGCCGCTCTAGCTCTACGGGAATGTCCTGAACTCCCCCAAGCAGATGAGATCGTCGCTCGGCTAATAGACCGGAGTTTAGCCACGGCGGGGAGTAATAGCGACCAGCAAAAATGGGCTATGGAACTGTTGGCGGCCACCCATCGCCCCCCTGTAATCGAAGCATTACTCAAAACCCTTGAAAGCACCGAGGATGACCGGGTTTATGGCCAATGTTGCCAGTGGTTAGGCCAGTGGGGCCAGGGTTATCCCCAGGCGATCGAGCTCTTATCACAACAATTGGCGCTACATGGACAATCTAGCCTACGCTTTGCCATTGCCGGGTCGTTGGCTTTAATTGACCCTCCTAACCCCCAGGCCCTATCAACCCTACTGGTGGAATTGCATCCCAACCAAAAGGATTACAGCTTGACTCTGCAGACGTTAGCCCACTGCGGTGTGGGTAACCCAATGGTACTTAAGGCACTGTTGGATTTTCTTTCCCCTAAACTTTCCATCCTGCACCATCGTCAGGTGTTGCAATGCCTGGAAACTGTGGGTAAAAATCATGGCCTGGTTATTGCCAGTTTGCTTCAAAAACTCCGGCTTTCTCCCCCCGGAGCCTTTGTTTGCCAGATGGCGGAAAGTCTGGAAAAAATTGACCCCGGCAATCCCACAGCCCTAGTGATTCTGCAACAATATATCCAACTGGATCAACCTCTGCCCCTGCGAAAACAGGCTATCTACAGTCTAGGGGAGGTGGGGGCTCCATCCGCGATGGTGGTGGCCAGTTTGGCAGATTTGTTACTGGCAGAAGAGGATGTTTTTGTCCGTTGGTTAATTGTCAGTAGTCTAGCCAAAATAGCCCAGGGCGACCCCACGGCGATTGCCGCCCTCACAACCTTGGTGGAAAAGGTCGTGGCCGAATCCCGCAGTGAAGAGGGGGACTGGTTGCTTAATGAAACTATCCAGGCTCTACTGAAAATTGATGCCCATAACATTGATGTTTTACCTTCACTGGTGTACCTGTTGGAAAATACCGAAGCTGGTGAACATCTACAAATTTGGGCGGAAATTTTGGGCCGCCTTGACCCGGGTAATCCCACCGCCATCAACACCCTGCTCCGCCTCCTCCGCCAAAAAGAGGACCCCTACAGCCAACAACAGGCAGCCACCAGTTTAGCCACCATTGATCCCGGCAATCTTTCTGCCCTAATGGTGTTAATTAATCTTCTACAAAACAGTGATAACGAAAATATTCGCCTCGCCGCCGCTGAAAATTTAGGTCTAGTGGGGAAAAATAACCCTGCTGTGCTGGCCGCGCTAATCCGAGTCGCCGCCACTAATACCGAGGGGGAAATCCTCCGGGCGGTGGTAAAAGCCCTGGCAAAAATTGGCCAAAACAATCGGGAAGTAGCTCAAACTCTGGTGGGGTTATTGCTGAAAAATCCTCAACCTAGGGTGCGCCAAGATGTGGCCAAGGCATTGGTTCAGATTGTGCCCCGCAAATTGTTGCCGATGGTGGTTTATCAGTTGCGGCAACTGTGTGTCCAGCCCCAGGGAGAAAATTCCGCGGAGCACTGGCAGATTTTTTGGCACTGTGCCCAACAAATGACCTATGCTGATTTTTACCAAGCCTGGCATCAAACTCCCCTGGCAACATCCGGCACCACTATTCCCGGTAAAAGTTCTAAGCAAAGGTCTTTTTTCCATTACTCTTTAGCCCAAGCCCTAGAGAAGGAAAATGCTCTTCCAAATCGCTGTCGGGTAATTTGGATTGATACTAGTCAGTTTTTGAGTGTAGATAATCCCAGTGTGGATATCTATGACCAAATGCTGGACCAAAATTGCCCCGAATTTGATGGGACTATCCCCGATAATTTATCTAAGTTGCGGTTCTACTGGCATCAACTACAACGGAAAAAACACGATACTCTTTTGCTATTGTTTGAGCAATCGAGTCCCCCTACCCCGGATTTACAACAGCTTTGGCAGAGTTTGGCTACTTTCCACGGCCCGATCGCCATTTTAGGCATTGAGCCGGCACCGAAAACTGTGGCATTGCCCTATTTTCAACTACGGGAATCCCAAACCACCGCGGCAGAAATTGTCGCTTGGCTGGAAAATTGTCTCACTTCATCCTGA
- a CDS encoding glutathione S-transferase family protein — protein MIKLYGAPQSRASIIQWYLEELALPYEFVNVNLKEGEHRQAAYLAINPFGKVPAIADGDFYLWESGAILLYLAEKASAIPADVQVRARVNQWILFANSTLANGLFIEAVREKEMPRLLKSLEEILGRSPFILGENFSVVDVAVGSILAYVPIMLKLNFDAYPAVADYVQRLVQRPGFQASIGAL, from the coding sequence ATGATTAAACTTTATGGTGCGCCCCAAAGTCGGGCTTCTATTATCCAGTGGTATTTGGAAGAACTTGCCCTACCCTACGAATTTGTCAACGTTAACCTCAAGGAAGGGGAGCACCGCCAAGCCGCCTATTTGGCTATTAATCCCTTTGGTAAAGTGCCGGCGATCGCCGATGGAGACTTTTACCTGTGGGAATCGGGGGCAATTCTGCTCTATCTAGCGGAAAAGGCCAGCGCCATTCCCGCCGACGTTCAGGTGAGGGCCCGGGTTAACCAGTGGATCTTGTTCGCCAATTCCACCTTGGCCAATGGTCTTTTCATTGAAGCGGTTAGGGAAAAGGAAATGCCTCGCCTATTAAAATCTTTAGAAGAAATTCTCGGGCGATCCCCATTTATTCTCGGGGAAAATTTTTCCGTGGTGGATGTGGCGGTGGGATCAATTTTGGCCTATGTCCCCATCATGCTCAAACTAAATTTTGACGCTTATCCGGCAGTGGCGGACTATGTCCAGCGTTTGGTACAACGACCAGGTTTCCAAGCTTCCATTGGTGCCCTCTAG
- the ilvN gene encoding acetolactate synthase small subunit, translating into MKHTLSVLVEDEAGVLTRIAGLFARRGFNIESLAVGSAEQGDVSRITMVVPGDENTIEQLTKQLYKLVNVIKVQDITETPCVERELMLVKVSASAPNRAEVIELAQVFRARIVDISEDTVTIEVVGDPGKMVAILQMLAKFGIKEVARTGKIALVRESGVNTEYLKSLESKF; encoded by the coding sequence ATGAAACACACCCTCTCTGTTTTAGTTGAAGATGAAGCCGGAGTTCTTACCCGCATTGCCGGCCTGTTTGCCCGCCGTGGTTTTAACATTGAGAGCTTGGCGGTGGGATCAGCAGAACAAGGGGACGTTTCCCGCATTACCATGGTAGTACCAGGGGACGAAAACACCATTGAACAGTTGACCAAGCAACTCTACAAGCTGGTGAACGTAATCAAAGTACAGGACATCACCGAAACCCCCTGTGTAGAACGGGAGCTGATGTTGGTTAAAGTTAGCGCCAGTGCCCCCAACCGAGCAGAGGTGATTGAACTGGCCCAAGTATTCCGGGCCCGCATTGTGGACATTTCCGAAGACACAGTGACCATCGAAGTGGTGGGGGATCCGGGTAAAATGGTGGCAATCCTCCAAATGTTGGCCAAATTTGGCATCAAAGAGGTGGCCCGGACGGGCAAAATTGCTTTGGTGCGGGAGTCCGGCGTTAACACCGAATATCTCAAATCCCTGGAGTCCAAGTTTTAA
- a CDS encoding DUF3285 domain-containing protein yields the protein MRDLPTPEAPEVTNAAPAEPPPTYVKLAMRNMVRKKGKSLTHFFLSASALLGVLVGISYLTR from the coding sequence ATGCGTGATTTACCCACCCCGGAAGCACCGGAAGTGACCAATGCTGCCCCAGCGGAACCACCACCGACCTATGTCAAGTTGGCCATGCGTAACATGGTGCGGAAAAAGGGCAAATCCCTAACCCACTTTTTCCTCTCCGCCAGTGCTCTCCTTGGTGTGTTGGTGGGTATTTCTTACCTGACCCGTTAA
- the ybeY gene encoding rRNA maturation RNase YbeY, which translates to MAPTSLNQIAVELSLQTELAGLAVSGWVGELLANPWQEWCRRWLESLADDLPPAPGYEVTLLLTGDRQIQELNRQFRHQDKPTDVLAFAALEGDFPLIESEEMGEPLYLGDIVISLERAGHQAEERGHSAGLEVIWLTAHGLLHLLGWDHPDEAALTAMLSQQSHLLTLIDQNPPLFT; encoded by the coding sequence ATGGCCCCTACCTCCCTAAACCAAATTGCGGTGGAACTCAGCCTACAAACAGAATTGGCTGGTTTGGCTGTGTCTGGTTGGGTAGGGGAGTTATTGGCCAATCCGTGGCAGGAATGGTGTAGACGCTGGTTGGAATCTCTAGCGGATGATCTGCCCCCCGCCCCCGGCTATGAAGTTACCCTGTTACTGACCGGCGATCGCCAAATCCAAGAGTTAAATCGGCAATTTCGTCACCAGGATAAGCCCACCGATGTCTTAGCTTTTGCCGCCCTGGAAGGGGATTTTCCCTTAATAGAATCCGAAGAAATGGGGGAACCCCTTTATTTGGGCGATATAGTGATTTCCCTAGAACGGGCTGGCCACCAGGCCGAAGAAAGGGGCCACAGCGCTGGGTTAGAGGTAATCTGGCTAACCGCCCATGGACTGCTCCACTTGCTTGGTTGGGATCATCCCGATGAGGCCGCCCTCACCGCTATGCTGTCCCAGCAATCCCATTTATTAACCTTAATCGACCAAAATCCTCCCCTATTCACCTAA
- a CDS encoding diacylglycerol kinase family protein: MKSVYPMSSPSSAVFADQGLSGKAKQTQSSPPLALVVAAPKPGPKKPLRKNAWQVAPNLLVSFRYAWAGVRYAFVTQRNFRIHTFMGMAVITAAFLLHLAAIAVAVLALTSSLVMILELLNTALESVVDLTVGQSYHELAKIAKDCAAGAVLLAAIASVIVGGCLLLPPLLSLMV; encoded by the coding sequence ATGAAATCGGTATATCCCATGTCTTCCCCATCCTCGGCGGTTTTTGCTGATCAGGGTTTATCCGGCAAGGCTAAGCAGACCCAATCCTCTCCCCCCTTGGCTCTGGTGGTGGCTGCCCCCAAGCCCGGCCCTAAAAAGCCGTTGAGAAAAAATGCCTGGCAGGTGGCCCCCAATCTGTTGGTGAGTTTTCGTTACGCTTGGGCTGGGGTTCGTTATGCTTTTGTCACCCAGCGCAATTTTCGTATCCATACATTTATGGGGATGGCGGTTATCACAGCGGCCTTTCTGTTGCATTTAGCGGCGATCGCCGTAGCGGTGTTGGCCCTGACCTCTTCTTTGGTGATGATTTTGGAGTTGTTAAATACAGCTTTAGAGTCGGTGGTGGATTTAACGGTGGGGCAGTCCTACCATGAACTTGCCAAGATTGCTAAGGATTGTGCGGCCGGAGCAGTATTATTGGCGGCGATCGCCTCGGTGATAGTGGGGGGATGTTTATTATTACCACCACTGCTATCCTTGATGGTCTAA
- a CDS encoding aminodeoxychorismate/anthranilate synthase component II, translating into MILVIDNYDSFTYNLVQYLGELGQKYAVAKDLQVYRNDQISLEEVKSLQPDAIVISPGPGRPDDAGISLQLIEKLSPSTPILGVCLGHQSIGQVFGGKVVAAPELMHGKTSQIYHQQQGIFAGLTSPLQATRYHSLIVERESLPDCLEVTAWLVDGMVMAFRHRDYPHVQSVQFHPESILTKEGKQMLENFLQGLG; encoded by the coding sequence TTGATTCTGGTCATAGATAACTACGATAGTTTTACCTACAACCTCGTTCAGTATTTAGGCGAATTGGGGCAAAAGTATGCCGTGGCCAAGGATCTGCAGGTCTATCGCAATGATCAGATCAGCCTTGAAGAAGTAAAATCTCTCCAGCCCGATGCCATTGTCATTTCCCCTGGCCCTGGCCGTCCCGATGATGCGGGCATCTCCTTGCAGTTAATTGAAAAACTGAGTCCCTCCACGCCCATTCTAGGAGTCTGCCTGGGACACCAGAGCATCGGTCAGGTATTCGGAGGAAAAGTGGTGGCCGCCCCAGAATTGATGCATGGCAAAACGTCCCAAATCTACCATCAACAGCAGGGGATTTTCGCTGGTTTAACTAGTCCATTGCAGGCAACCCGTTACCACAGCCTGATTGTTGAACGGGAAAGTTTGCCCGACTGCCTAGAAGTTACTGCTTGGTTAGTGGATGGCATGGTGATGGCCTTTCGGCACCGGGATTATCCCCACGTGCAGAGTGTGCAATTCCATCCCGAAAGTATTCTCACCAAGGAGGGGAAACAAATGCTGGAAAACTTTTTGCAGGGTCTCGGTTAG
- the chlG gene encoding chlorophyll synthase ChlG, with protein MSDTQNTGQSQAKARQLLGMKGAASGESSIWKIRLQLMKPITWIPLIWGVVCGAASSGGYVWSVEDFLKALTCMLLSGPLMTGYTQTLNDFYDREIDAINEPYRPIPSGAISVPQVVAQILILLAMGIGVAYGLDVWAQHDFPIMTVLTLGGAFIAYIYSAPPLKLKQNGWLGNYALGASYIALPWWAGHALFGTLNSTIMILTLIYSLAGLGIAVVNDFKSVEGDRQLGLKSLPVMFGIGAAAWICVIMIDVFQAGIAGYLIYVHQQLYATIVLLLLIPQITFQDMYFLRNPLENDVKYQASAQPFLVFGMLATGLALGHAGV; from the coding sequence ATGTCTGATACACAAAATACCGGTCAAAGCCAAGCCAAGGCCCGGCAGTTGCTGGGTATGAAGGGGGCTGCCTCGGGAGAAAGTTCTATTTGGAAAATTCGCCTCCAGTTGATGAAGCCGATCACCTGGATTCCCCTTATCTGGGGGGTGGTCTGTGGGGCCGCTTCTTCCGGGGGATATGTTTGGTCTGTGGAGGATTTTCTCAAAGCCCTCACCTGTATGTTGTTGTCCGGCCCCTTAATGACGGGTTATACCCAAACTCTGAACGATTTTTACGACCGGGAAATTGACGCCATTAATGAACCCTACCGCCCTATTCCTTCGGGGGCTATTTCGGTGCCCCAAGTGGTGGCGCAAATTTTAATCCTGTTGGCGATGGGCATTGGTGTTGCCTATGGTCTGGATGTGTGGGCCCAGCACGATTTTCCCATTATGACGGTGCTGACTTTAGGGGGAGCTTTTATTGCCTACATTTACTCTGCTCCACCATTAAAGCTAAAGCAAAATGGTTGGTTGGGTAACTATGCTTTGGGAGCCAGTTACATTGCTCTGCCTTGGTGGGCGGGCCACGCCTTGTTCGGTACCCTCAACTCCACCATCATGATCTTGACTTTGATTTATAGCTTGGCCGGTTTGGGCATTGCCGTGGTCAATGATTTCAAAAGTGTGGAAGGAGATCGCCAGTTGGGGCTAAAATCCTTGCCGGTAATGTTTGGCATTGGGGCAGCAGCTTGGATTTGCGTGATCATGATCGACGTTTTTCAAGCGGGCATTGCCGGTTATCTCATCTACGTTCACCAACAGCTTTACGCCACCATTGTTTTGCTGCTGCTTATTCCCCAGATAACGTTCCAGGATATGTACTTTCTCCGCAATCCCCTGGAAAATGATGTTAAATACCAAGCCAGTGCCCAGCCATTTTTGGTCTTTGGCATGTTGGCCACTGGGTTAGCCCTCGGCCATGCAGGGGTTTGA
- a CDS encoding amino acid ABC transporter substrate-binding protein has protein sequence MLLKSAFALLALTFTTGLMAIAPVQAETVLEKVARTGELRVGTRSDAVPFGFELPNGELEGYGVDLMALIGLKLAEETGQTISVDLNTVTLENRFQAIASGELDIVCEATTITQERLELVDFSAPFFISGAKFLMKQVNADDFNINGTLEDIPIAYIENTTTFDIIPQIYPLAKWVPVKDRQEGIAQLDAGQVTAVVSDGILLVGELLKQGKTPSEYALGPYQPITTELYACILPRGDRDWKRFVDEVISSTENHDLLQEWFNIDQSNVVRVNPL, from the coding sequence ATGTTGCTCAAAAGTGCTTTTGCTTTGCTAGCTTTGACTTTTACCACTGGCTTAATGGCGATCGCCCCGGTCCAAGCGGAAACGGTGTTGGAGAAGGTGGCCCGCACAGGGGAATTAAGGGTTGGGACCCGTTCCGATGCAGTGCCCTTTGGTTTTGAACTGCCTAATGGGGAGCTAGAGGGCTATGGAGTAGATTTAATGGCTTTAATTGGCTTGAAATTGGCGGAAGAAACGGGCCAGACCATTAGCGTTGATTTAAATACAGTCACCCTTGAGAATCGTTTTCAGGCGATCGCCAGCGGCGAATTGGATATAGTTTGTGAAGCCACCACCATTACCCAGGAGCGGTTGGAGCTAGTGGACTTTTCGGCTCCATTTTTCATTTCTGGGGCCAAGTTTCTTATGAAGCAAGTAAACGCGGACGATTTTAATATCAATGGCACCCTAGAAGATATTCCCATTGCCTACATTGAAAACACCACTACGTTTGACATTATTCCCCAGATTTATCCCCTGGCTAAATGGGTACCGGTGAAAGACCGTCAGGAGGGTATTGCCCAATTGGACGCAGGCCAGGTAACCGCCGTGGTCAGTGATGGCATTTTGTTGGTGGGGGAACTGCTGAAGCAAGGAAAGACCCCTTCAGAATATGCTTTGGGACCCTATCAACCGATCACCACGGAACTTTATGCTTGTATTCTGCCCAGGGGCGATCGGGACTGGAAGCGCTTTGTGGATGAGGTAATCTCTAGCACAGAAAACCACGATCTATTGCAAGAATGGTTCAATATTGACCAGAGCAATGTGGTGCGGGTTAATCCCCTTTAG
- the pipX gene encoding transcriptional coactivator PipX has product MSNEIYLNHPTFGLLYQICFLDDNQEIFTTLYAQRLFFLVKTTPNNTQFEPITRADAKLLIENRLRFLRRAGDFRAYDVLAKLHKSTF; this is encoded by the coding sequence ATGAGTAACGAAATTTACCTTAACCATCCGACCTTCGGGCTTTTGTATCAGATCTGTTTTTTGGATGATAATCAGGAAATTTTCACTACCCTTTACGCCCAAAGGTTGTTTTTTTTGGTAAAAACTACCCCCAACAATACTCAGTTTGAACCCATCACTAGGGCGGATGCCAAATTATTAATTGAAAATCGCCTTAGATTTCTGCGACGGGCAGGGGATTTCAGGGCCTATGATGTGTTAGCAAAGTTGCATAAGAGCACTTTCTGA
- a CDS encoding AI-2E family transporter produces MTEPANNHPNPPSQNWLFKWWNSLNALTRLLVLVLGAPLMVLNARALSSIFGYFESLFVISLIASVIAFLLNYPVAWLEKQGAKRFVAASFVFLTALIIFTALGVTLIPLALSQAQQLVARLPDWLDSGQKQLVLLDQKAEILGWPVNFDGLIPQINSRLAAELQNLAGSTLNLALSLTVFTVVRLLDVLLTIILTFYLLLHTDDVWQSIIGWLPERFQKPFSDTLRRSFQNYFLGQLVSATCMALGLISGFLLLKVPFGLLFGLTVGVMALIPFGGSVGIVLVTFLVALRDIGMALQLLAVALVIQQIVENGIAPRVLGSVTGLNPFWVLISLLTGARIGGLLGVIVAVPSAVMIKEALGAIRSMKPLVPISDSPQESMYFKNQDEVHPLPPRS; encoded by the coding sequence ATGACAGAACCAGCCAACAATCATCCCAATCCCCCGTCCCAAAATTGGTTGTTCAAATGGTGGAATTCCCTCAATGCCCTCACCCGCCTATTGGTGTTAGTACTGGGGGCACCCCTGATGGTGCTCAATGCCCGGGCCCTATCCTCCATTTTTGGCTATTTTGAATCTCTCTTTGTCATTAGCTTAATAGCCTCCGTTATTGCTTTTTTGCTTAACTACCCAGTGGCTTGGCTAGAAAAACAGGGGGCTAAAAGATTTGTGGCCGCCAGCTTCGTTTTTCTCACTGCCCTAATTATTTTCACCGCCCTGGGGGTGACCCTCATTCCCCTAGCCCTTTCCCAGGCTCAACAGTTGGTAGCCCGTTTGCCAGATTGGCTAGATTCAGGGCAAAAACAGTTGGTGTTGCTGGATCAAAAAGCCGAAATTCTCGGTTGGCCAGTTAACTTTGACGGACTAATTCCCCAAATTAATAGCCGCCTAGCCGCTGAGTTGCAGAATCTTGCCGGTAGTACCTTAAACCTAGCTTTGAGCCTCACCGTGTTCACTGTGGTACGTTTGCTCGACGTACTGCTAACAATAATTTTGACCTTTTATTTGCTCCTACACACGGACGATGTTTGGCAAAGTATCATTGGTTGGTTGCCGGAGCGTTTTCAAAAGCCTTTTTCCGATACCCTGCGCCGCAGTTTCCAAAATTATTTTCTTGGCCAATTAGTTTCTGCCACTTGCATGGCCCTGGGGCTAATTTCTGGATTCTTACTACTCAAAGTCCCCTTTGGTCTACTATTTGGCCTAACGGTGGGGGTGATGGCCCTGATTCCCTTTGGTGGGTCGGTGGGCATTGTGCTGGTTACCTTTCTCGTAGCTCTACGGGACATTGGCATGGCATTACAACTTCTGGCGGTGGCGTTGGTGATCCAACAAATTGTCGAAAATGGTATTGCCCCCAGGGTTTTGGGGAGTGTGACCGGACTAAATCCTTTTTGGGTACTAATTTCCCTGTTGACCGGAGCAAGAATCGGTGGACTACTGGGGGTAATTGTGGCCGTTCCTTCTGCGGTGATGATCAAGGAAGCCCTAGGCGCTATCCGCAGTATGAAACCGTTGGTGCCGATATCAGATTCTCCGCAAGAATCTATGTACTTCAAAAATCAAGATGAGGTACATCCCCTTCCCCCTCGTTCCTAA
- a CDS encoding phasin family protein — protein sequence MDTNDWLKQLLMIGVGTTTLVAEKLSDVSEQWVKEGKINADQATAFVDDLMSQIKSEQGQIEANLERQLRNMLQDLGLPRQSEMDELRGRIDRLERQIRDLENQRWR from the coding sequence ATGGATACAAACGACTGGCTAAAACAACTCTTGATGATTGGCGTTGGCACCACCACCCTAGTGGCAGAGAAACTTAGTGACGTGAGTGAACAATGGGTGAAAGAAGGAAAAATCAATGCAGACCAAGCCACCGCCTTTGTGGATGATTTGATGAGCCAAATCAAAAGCGAGCAGGGACAAATTGAGGCCAACTTGGAAAGGCAATTGCGTAACATGCTGCAGGATTTGGGTTTACCCCGTCAGTCAGAGATGGACGAGCTCCGCGGCAGAATCGATCGCCTAGAACGGCAAATCCGGGACCTGGAAAACCAACGTTGGCGCTAA